The following are from one region of the Thermoproteus uzoniensis 768-20 genome:
- a CDS encoding lysine exporter LysO family protein: protein MRLLAEMAEYMAAMGLGYVAGRFLGLRIPSFAFTAVVAAVIFSASAEGARTVVDNAGYIVALSFGYALSAALASLLPFALLSRGRGASQAAGSKVSVVAVSALLAGIAVGYFFQAPYASAIGPILVVLLFLAGADIGRLRGLTIGPRLIAVPLASLASSLAVGLAFYLWLGVSPAVAAGMGWYSFTGPFLLSASGNAVLGALGFLANFFREQLTFVLTPLLASRIPPDAALAVGGATTMDNTLPLYRSVYGAEAVVPAVVNGVVLTVAVPIVVPLVYRLFP, encoded by the coding sequence ATGAGGCTTCTCGCCGAGATGGCCGAGTACATGGCCGCGATGGGGCTCGGATACGTCGCGGGCAGATTCCTCGGGCTTAGGATCCCCTCCTTTGCGTTCACTGCGGTGGTCGCCGCCGTAATATTCTCGGCGTCGGCCGAGGGGGCGCGCACCGTAGTCGACAACGCGGGCTATATCGTGGCCCTATCCTTCGGCTACGCGCTGTCCGCGGCGCTCGCCTCTTTGTTGCCCTTCGCCTTGCTGTCGCGGGGCCGCGGCGCCTCGCAAGCCGCCGGATCCAAGGTGTCGGTCGTCGCAGTGTCGGCTCTCCTGGCCGGCATCGCCGTCGGCTACTTCTTCCAGGCGCCCTACGCCTCGGCGATCGGGCCCATACTCGTGGTGCTCCTCTTCTTGGCGGGGGCCGACATAGGCCGGCTGAGGGGGCTGACGATAGGCCCGAGGCTTATAGCCGTGCCGCTCGCCTCGCTGGCGTCGAGCCTCGCCGTCGGCCTCGCCTTCTACCTATGGCTGGGCGTCAGCCCGGCGGTGGCCGCCGGAATGGGGTGGTACAGCTTCACGGGGCCCTTCCTGCTCTCGGCGTCCGGCAACGCGGTTCTGGGCGCCTTGGGGTTCCTCGCCAACTTCTTCAGAGAACAGCTGACGTTTGTGCTGACGCCGCTTCTGGCGAGCCGTATACCCCCCGACGCGGCGCTGGCTGTGGGCGGCGCGACGACGATGGACAACACGTTGCCGCTGTACCGCTCCGTATACGGCGCAGAGGCCGTGGTGCCGGCCGTGGTGAACGGCGTCGTGTTGACCGTGGCGGTGCCGATAGTGGTCCCCCTCGTGTACAGGCTATTTCCTTAG
- a CDS encoding UbiX family flavin prenyltransferase: MRIFVGVTGASGAIYAVRLLEYLRKLNVEVHLSVSRTAWKIVKHEVGLDRDSVISLADYYWEEDDLEAPPASGSFRIDAVAVVPCSTKTLAAIANGLTTNLITRAAEVALKERRRLVLVVRESPLSLVHIRNMELATVAGAVVMPAAPPFYHKPKTLEELIDFFVGRILDVLGLEHDFIRRWGRDRLRK; this comes from the coding sequence ATGAGGATCTTCGTGGGGGTTACCGGGGCCTCGGGCGCCATATATGCCGTGAGGCTCCTCGAATACCTCCGCAAGCTGAACGTCGAGGTGCACCTGTCGGTGTCGAGGACGGCGTGGAAGATCGTGAAGCACGAGGTCGGCCTGGATAGGGACTCCGTGATATCGCTCGCCGACTACTATTGGGAGGAGGACGACCTTGAGGCGCCGCCAGCCTCCGGCAGCTTTAGGATAGATGCCGTGGCGGTGGTCCCCTGCTCCACCAAGACGCTCGCCGCAATTGCGAACGGGCTCACGACGAATCTCATCACTAGGGCGGCCGAGGTGGCCTTGAAGGAGAGGAGGAGGCTCGTCCTCGTCGTGAGGGAGTCGCCGTTGAGCCTAGTCCACATACGGAACATGGAGCTGGCGACTGTTGCAGGCGCGGTGGTCATGCCGGCGGCTCCTCCGTTCTACCACAAGCCCAAGACCTTGGAGGAGCTAATAGACTTCTTCGTCGGGAGGATACTCGACGTGTTGGGGCTGGAGCACGACTTCATAAGGCGTTGGGGCCGCGATAGGCTAAGGAAATAG